The proteins below are encoded in one region of Parvicella tangerina:
- the pabB gene encoding aminodeoxychorismate synthase component I, with amino-acid sequence MEQEKVIWLNGNQKQTSYLAIGSETELEVWEEKGAFEKATKFLDANEQEYVFGWFGYDLKNDIENLYSENPSWVNVPLIFLMKPMHLARIKGSELNVLKGDEATIRQTLNRLLEKSPTIPNSINLHSTLTEADYLKKIRTIKEHIHRGDIYEANFCYEFKGEGEIDPKEVYHRMNELTKAPFSVYADIGSLSVLSASPERFVKKKGSRVFTQPIKGTLKRGSSEEEDKQLIEQLRNSRKDRSENIMIVDLVRNDLSRIAEPRSVQVEELCEVYTFENIHQMISTVSAEVKHKHPIEIMKALFPMGSMTGAPKIRAMEIIEELEESRRGLYSGCIGYFTPNGDFDFNVVIRTILYDKKAKRLSFSVGGAITDLSEPEEEYEETLLKAKALIEALKA; translated from the coding sequence GTGGAACAGGAGAAGGTCATTTGGTTGAATGGTAACCAGAAACAAACAAGTTATCTGGCCATCGGAAGTGAAACCGAACTGGAAGTTTGGGAGGAAAAAGGAGCATTCGAAAAAGCTACAAAGTTCCTAGATGCTAATGAGCAAGAGTATGTATTTGGGTGGTTTGGATATGATTTGAAAAATGATATCGAGAACCTTTATTCTGAGAATCCCAGCTGGGTAAATGTCCCTTTGATCTTCCTCATGAAGCCTATGCATTTGGCAAGGATCAAAGGAAGTGAACTGAACGTACTTAAGGGAGATGAAGCAACGATTCGACAAACGCTGAATCGTCTGTTGGAAAAATCACCTACAATTCCGAACAGCATCAATCTGCATTCTACGCTAACGGAAGCAGATTACTTGAAGAAGATAAGAACCATTAAAGAGCATATTCACCGAGGAGATATTTATGAGGCTAATTTTTGTTATGAATTTAAGGGGGAAGGAGAAATAGACCCAAAGGAGGTGTATCATCGGATGAATGAACTTACTAAAGCTCCATTCTCCGTTTATGCAGATATTGGAAGTCTTTCCGTACTCAGTGCAAGCCCTGAACGGTTTGTCAAAAAGAAAGGAAGTCGAGTGTTCACACAACCCATCAAAGGAACGCTCAAAAGAGGAAGCAGTGAAGAAGAAGATAAGCAGTTGATCGAACAACTTCGTAATAGTCGTAAGGATCGGTCTGAGAATATCATGATCGTTGATCTGGTAAGAAACGACCTTTCGCGGATTGCCGAACCTCGTTCTGTTCAGGTGGAAGAACTCTGTGAGGTGTATACCTTTGAGAATATTCATCAGATGATTTCCACGGTAAGTGCTGAAGTCAAGCATAAACACCCTATCGAAATTATGAAAGCGCTATTCCCAATGGGTTCAATGACGGGTGCTCCTAAGATCCGAGCAATGGAGATTATTGAAGAACTGGAGGAGAGTAGAAGAGGCTTGTACTCGGGTTGTATAGGATATTTCACACCTAACGGAGATTTTGACTTCAATGTGGTAATTCGAACGATACTTTACGATAAAAAAGCAAAGAGATTGAGCTTTTCTGTGGGCGGAGCGATTACAGACTTGTC
- a CDS encoding DUF7948 domain-containing protein produces the protein MIILHNIEVLDLLVKPTAKYFILCLIALLGAQLPSMAQEFHGGYQFVENKGQWPMQVTHKTDLRSGYLYLQKDGLVFDLYDAKSVNDYVDAHHNKASRNGFDSLKWHAFKVSFEGANQTLEIQTLANGKTTHFNNYYIGNDPDHWGEKAYGFGEVTYQNVYAGIDFKMYSKLFDLKYDFVVQPGADPSLISLRYEGQSKLALKKGRLHIYTEVNHVIEDEPFVYQVIDGERVLVDAEYVLEGDRLSYQINDSYDKSLPLVIDPTLIFSSYSGSFSNNFGYSATFDAQGFLYSGSSAFGNQYPTTLGAYSTSFAGGIVDIALSKFDTTGTFLIYSTYLGGNSDELPHSLIVNSLGELLVFGTTSSFNYPTTPGCYDNTFNGGTPNNLTNGLGVNYVNGSDIVVSRLSASGGNLQASTYIGGSQNDGLNSTSTTPSQNILRYNYADEVRGEVDIDVNNNIYIATCTRSPDFPVTNGVFQENYGGGPMDGIVFKMDNDLQTLIWSSFIGGEEHDAVYALALDDSSDIYVTGGTNSDSLFTTPSAIDTSFQGGRSDGFVTHISKNGGSIINSTYIGSATYDQSYFVELDFHGDVYLLGQTEAIDSSFVKNVTWSNFGSGQFVSKLSPELDTMLYSTVFGAGNGINISPTAFLVDLCSKMYLAGWGGSVNNLGTLDNNAGYTNGMPITPDAFQSTTDGSDFYVMVLEDDASGVVYGSYFGSPTASEHVDGGTSRFDRKGKVYQAICAGCGGDDNMPIVPANAVSSTNNNSCNLGVFKMDFNLPIVLADFEVDPIGCAPYTANITNTSLSQNYTTFEWIFGDGGSSTQMNPSYTFTQPGTYEITLILSDTATCNFGDTLTKEIIIMGDTTYSLSDLSICPDENVQVGILPSGDTSISYSWTPAATISNDTIANPIATPTSTTQYQLLISNGICTDTVYQTVNVDIPLLTVSNDTTLCTNNEVVTLSANSQGTSSIYVWSQNENFTDTINSNLSDNTLTVSPPATTTYYVEISNNGCTLSDSINVNVAGGDVVITGAGGMCLGDSILLVASHNTPGQSYSYDWGPDSVIVGDGNDSIYVTASQSQQITLLAANAIGCVVTDTVFVTVDPLPTLNMTLTASADTIYAGTEVVFTANPQGYGYTWNFGAGNSNEQTLTFEESETVIATAISPYGCAKSDTVFIYVKELICGEPDIFIPNAFTPNADNTNDNLYVRGNNIDEFVLRIYDRWGELVFETTDQSVGWDGTFKGKECDPAVYDYYLEATCIDQEQFFKKGNITLIR, from the coding sequence TTGATAATTTTACATAACATTGAAGTACTCGACCTTTTAGTGAAACCGACTGCTAAATATTTCATTCTTTGCTTGATAGCTCTTCTGGGTGCTCAATTGCCTTCGATGGCGCAAGAGTTTCATGGTGGTTATCAATTTGTGGAAAACAAAGGACAATGGCCTATGCAAGTGACCCACAAAACAGACCTCAGAAGTGGGTACCTCTACCTGCAAAAAGATGGTTTAGTGTTCGACCTGTACGATGCAAAATCAGTGAACGATTACGTAGATGCTCATCACAATAAAGCTAGTCGAAATGGCTTTGACTCCTTGAAATGGCATGCTTTTAAGGTAAGCTTTGAGGGAGCGAACCAGACACTAGAAATTCAAACGCTAGCTAACGGTAAGACAACTCATTTCAACAACTACTACATCGGTAATGATCCTGATCATTGGGGGGAAAAAGCCTATGGTTTTGGAGAGGTTACCTATCAAAATGTGTATGCCGGTATTGACTTTAAAATGTACTCGAAGCTATTTGATTTGAAGTACGATTTTGTGGTCCAACCAGGTGCTGACCCTTCTCTGATTTCTTTACGATATGAAGGGCAAAGCAAGTTGGCTTTGAAGAAGGGTAGACTTCATATTTACACGGAAGTAAATCATGTCATTGAAGATGAACCATTCGTTTATCAAGTAATTGATGGAGAGCGGGTGTTGGTGGACGCTGAGTATGTGTTGGAGGGCGATCGACTTTCCTATCAGATCAATGATTCCTATGACAAGAGCTTGCCATTGGTTATCGACCCTACATTAATCTTTTCCTCTTATTCTGGGTCTTTTTCCAACAACTTTGGCTATTCGGCAACCTTTGACGCGCAAGGGTTTTTGTATTCAGGTAGTTCTGCTTTTGGGAACCAATATCCCACTACGCTGGGAGCCTATAGTACTTCCTTTGCTGGCGGAATCGTAGATATCGCATTATCAAAGTTCGATACGACAGGAACATTTCTGATTTATTCAACTTATTTAGGGGGGAATAGTGATGAGTTGCCGCATTCATTGATCGTAAATAGCTTAGGTGAATTATTGGTTTTTGGTACAACGAGCTCCTTCAACTACCCCACGACACCTGGATGTTATGATAATACCTTTAATGGAGGAACACCGAATAACCTGACTAATGGTTTGGGAGTGAATTATGTAAATGGGTCTGACATTGTTGTTAGCCGCTTGAGCGCAAGTGGTGGAAACTTGCAGGCATCTACCTACATTGGTGGTTCACAAAATGATGGGTTAAACAGTACAAGTACAACGCCATCGCAAAACATTTTGCGTTATAATTATGCCGATGAGGTGCGTGGTGAAGTGGATATTGATGTCAATAATAACATTTATATCGCAACATGTACGAGAAGTCCGGATTTTCCGGTAACTAATGGTGTTTTTCAAGAGAATTATGGAGGAGGACCAATGGATGGAATCGTTTTTAAAATGGATAACGACCTGCAGACCCTGATTTGGAGTAGTTTTATTGGAGGAGAGGAGCATGATGCCGTATATGCACTGGCATTAGATGATAGTAGTGATATTTATGTGACAGGAGGAACGAACTCCGATTCGCTTTTCACTACTCCATCAGCTATCGACACCTCATTTCAAGGAGGACGATCAGATGGTTTTGTTACGCATATTTCAAAAAACGGAGGTTCAATCATCAACAGTACCTACATTGGTTCAGCAACTTATGACCAAAGCTATTTTGTTGAATTAGACTTCCACGGAGATGTTTACCTACTTGGACAGACAGAAGCGATAGACTCCTCGTTTGTGAAAAATGTAACCTGGTCAAATTTTGGCAGTGGTCAATTTGTAAGTAAACTCAGCCCCGAGTTGGATACGATGCTTTATTCAACGGTTTTTGGAGCAGGTAATGGTATTAATATTTCACCAACTGCTTTTCTGGTAGATCTGTGTAGTAAAATGTATCTCGCGGGTTGGGGTGGCTCGGTGAATAATTTGGGTACTTTAGATAACAATGCTGGATATACGAATGGAATGCCCATAACTCCTGATGCTTTTCAAAGCACTACTGATGGGAGTGATTTTTACGTGATGGTTTTAGAAGATGATGCTTCTGGAGTGGTTTATGGATCGTATTTCGGATCACCGACAGCTTCTGAACACGTGGACGGTGGAACAAGTAGATTTGACCGAAAAGGAAAAGTTTATCAGGCGATATGCGCAGGTTGTGGAGGTGATGACAACATGCCGATTGTTCCAGCAAATGCAGTGTCTTCCACAAACAACAATAGCTGCAACCTAGGTGTTTTTAAGATGGACTTTAATTTACCCATTGTCCTGGCTGATTTTGAAGTTGACCCAATAGGTTGTGCACCATATACGGCAAATATTACCAATACAAGTTTATCTCAGAACTATACAACCTTTGAATGGATATTTGGGGATGGCGGTTCTTCAACACAAATGAATCCATCTTATACGTTCACGCAACCCGGAACCTATGAGATTACACTGATTCTTAGTGATACGGCTACCTGTAATTTTGGAGATACGCTTACCAAAGAGATCATCATCATGGGTGACACCACCTATTCGCTTAGTGATTTGTCCATCTGTCCTGACGAGAATGTTCAGGTGGGTATCTTGCCTTCTGGAGATACCTCAATCAGCTATTCTTGGACACCTGCTGCCACCATTAGTAATGATACCATCGCTAACCCGATCGCAACGCCCACCTCTACCACACAGTACCAATTGTTGATTAGCAATGGAATCTGTACAGATACGGTGTACCAAACGGTCAATGTGGATATTCCTCTGCTAACGGTGAGCAACGATACTACACTCTGCACCAATAATGAGGTGGTAACGTTAAGTGCAAATTCTCAAGGAACATCCTCCATTTATGTGTGGTCGCAAAACGAAAACTTTACGGATACGATCAATTCCAACCTAAGTGATAATACCCTTACTGTGAGTCCACCAGCAACCACTACCTATTATGTGGAGATCAGTAATAACGGCTGCACATTATCAGACAGTATTAACGTGAACGTAGCAGGTGGCGATGTGGTAATTACTGGTGCTGGAGGAATGTGTCTGGGAGATAGCATCTTGTTGGTTGCCAGTCATAATACACCTGGCCAAAGTTATAGTTATGATTGGGGGCCTGATTCGGTAATTGTTGGGGATGGAAATGATAGTATTTATGTCACTGCCAGTCAAAGTCAGCAAATTACACTTCTTGCGGCTAATGCCATTGGTTGTGTCGTTACGGATACTGTTTTTGTGACGGTAGACCCTCTTCCAACGCTTAATATGACGTTAACGGCATCAGCGGATACGATTTATGCTGGAACAGAAGTTGTATTTACGGCTAACCCCCAGGGTTATGGTTATACCTGGAATTTTGGTGCTGGAAATAGTAATGAACAAACCCTCACATTTGAGGAGTCTGAAACGGTTATTGCAACAGCGATAAGCCCTTATGGGTGTGCAAAGTCTGACACCGTATTCATTTACGTTAAAGAACTGATCTGCGGAGAACCAGATATTTTTATTCCGAATGCGTTTACGCCTAACGCAGATAACACTAATGACAATTTATACGTCCGTGGAAATAATATCGATGAATTTGTGTTGCGCATTTATGACCGATGGGGAGAGTTGGTTTTCGAAACGACCGATCAGAGTGTAGGTTGGGATGGAACATTCAAAGGTAAGGAGTGTGACCCTGCAGTTTATGATTATTACCTGGAAGCTACCTGTATCGATCAGGAGCAGTTTTTTAAGAAGGGAAATATTACATTAATTAGATGA
- a CDS encoding bifunctional nuclease family protein — translation MEKIKLDIVGLSYSQTQSGAYALVLGESNGKRRLPIIIGGFEAQAIAIELEKMTPSRPLTHDLFKNFAEEFNIHISEVIIYNLVEGIFFSKLICEKEGTEVEIDSRTSDAIALAVRFNCPIYTYEFVLGSAGILLEDDFEGQPEETIPDEPEEQSPKRFTLDELNQQLNTAIENEDYETASKIRDEINRRNSN, via the coding sequence ATGGAAAAAATAAAGCTTGACATTGTAGGTCTTTCCTACAGCCAAACACAATCAGGAGCTTATGCTCTCGTGCTAGGCGAGTCAAATGGGAAAAGAAGGCTACCGATCATCATTGGTGGTTTTGAGGCACAGGCTATAGCGATTGAGTTGGAGAAGATGACTCCCAGCAGACCTTTAACCCATGATCTTTTTAAGAATTTTGCTGAGGAATTTAACATTCACATTTCGGAGGTGATCATTTACAATCTCGTAGAGGGGATATTTTTCTCAAAATTGATCTGCGAAAAAGAGGGAACTGAAGTTGAAATTGATTCCAGAACTTCTGATGCCATTGCTCTAGCAGTTCGTTTTAACTGTCCGATCTACACTTATGAATTTGTATTGGGCAGTGCAGGCATTCTTCTTGAAGACGATTTCGAAGGGCAACCAGAAGAAACAATTCCAGACGAGCCAGAAGAACAAAGTCCGAAAAGGTTTACCCTTGATGAGTTGAATCAACAGTTAAACACCGCTATTGAGAATGAGGATTACGAAACCGCCTCGAAGATCAGGGATGAGATCAATCGCAGAAATAGCAACTAA
- a CDS encoding NupC/NupG family nucleoside CNT transporter: MRSIAEIATNLLVMGRSSKSWFITLFVLIGLITLNSCGEEQKSPEEELKGKWLVTSFDLSTKNYTDDSTQYSISLNYGENEVTFSTNAFPAGEMVKGTWKVSADTIWFSYDNLQRDAHASIDSVELTTDSTGSPKMFFYSTSKEQASVGQDGLKLAQKKHYATVLSHTDKELVLQLDQVGTFHLAREEVHQGGFSLMSILRGMLGMIFLIAIAWVFSMDRKAIDWKLVGMGVGLQLVIALLVLKFPLVEAGFDYVSQAFVTLIGYTDYGINFLFKQMGTDEVQGPLLTFAIKVLPTIIFFSALMSLLYYWGILQKVVYAFAWLMKKFMNLSGAESLAAAGNVFLGQTESPLLVKPFLSKMTRSELMCLMTGGMATIAGGVLAAYIGFLGGDDPAERAFFAKHLLTASIISAPAAIVAAKILVPETEKINQRLEISKDKIGVNALEAITNGTTDGLKLAVNVGAMLLVFIAMMALANGLLGWVGSFGGINDWIASNTSYKELSFQFLLGYACSPIVWMMGVDWVDCVNVGELLGQKTILNEFVAYPRLGEMKNAGMLNEKSIIMSTYMLCGFANIASIGIQIGGIGALVPSRKGLLSQLGVRALIGGTIACLLTAVVVGMTM, from the coding sequence ATGAGATCAATCGCAGAAATAGCAACTAACTTATTGGTAATGGGGAGATCAAGCAAATCATGGTTCATTACGCTTTTCGTATTAATCGGTTTAATTACGCTCAACTCATGCGGTGAGGAACAAAAATCTCCCGAAGAAGAACTGAAGGGAAAGTGGTTGGTAACCTCTTTTGATCTTTCTACAAAAAACTATACCGATGACTCTACACAGTACTCGATTAGCCTGAACTATGGAGAAAATGAGGTGACCTTCAGTACAAATGCTTTTCCTGCGGGAGAAATGGTTAAGGGAACATGGAAAGTTTCAGCGGATACGATCTGGTTCTCTTATGATAATTTACAGAGAGACGCACATGCTTCAATTGACTCGGTTGAATTGACAACTGATTCTACAGGTAGTCCTAAAATGTTTTTCTATTCTACTTCAAAGGAACAGGCATCTGTAGGTCAAGATGGATTGAAGCTAGCGCAGAAAAAGCATTATGCTACGGTTTTATCCCACACGGATAAAGAATTGGTACTACAACTTGATCAAGTAGGAACTTTTCATCTGGCTAGAGAAGAAGTTCATCAAGGTGGATTTTCTCTCATGTCAATTTTGCGCGGAATGCTAGGAATGATTTTCCTGATAGCTATTGCATGGGTTTTTAGTATGGATCGCAAGGCCATTGACTGGAAACTAGTTGGGATGGGTGTAGGGCTACAGCTGGTTATTGCTTTGTTAGTTCTAAAATTCCCATTGGTAGAAGCGGGGTTTGATTATGTTTCTCAGGCATTCGTGACACTTATTGGCTATACGGATTACGGTATTAACTTTCTGTTTAAGCAGATGGGAACTGATGAGGTGCAGGGACCGCTGTTGACATTTGCGATCAAGGTTCTTCCCACAATTATCTTTTTCTCTGCATTAATGAGCTTGCTCTACTATTGGGGCATACTGCAGAAGGTTGTTTATGCTTTTGCATGGTTAATGAAGAAGTTCATGAATTTATCGGGTGCAGAAAGTTTAGCTGCAGCAGGGAACGTATTCCTTGGACAAACGGAATCTCCCTTACTCGTAAAACCATTTTTAAGTAAGATGACACGCTCTGAACTAATGTGTTTGATGACTGGCGGTATGGCTACGATTGCAGGAGGTGTATTGGCGGCTTACATTGGTTTTTTGGGTGGTGATGATCCCGCAGAACGTGCCTTTTTTGCGAAGCACTTACTAACCGCAAGTATTATCTCTGCCCCAGCTGCCATTGTCGCTGCTAAGATATTAGTTCCAGAAACGGAAAAAATCAACCAGAGGCTTGAGATTTCCAAAGACAAAATCGGTGTAAATGCTTTAGAAGCTATAACGAATGGGACAACAGACGGTTTGAAATTAGCTGTAAATGTTGGCGCCATGTTGTTAGTTTTCATCGCCATGATGGCTTTGGCAAATGGACTTCTCGGATGGGTGGGAAGTTTTGGTGGAATTAACGATTGGATCGCTTCAAACACATCTTACAAGGAACTCTCATTTCAATTTTTGCTAGGGTATGCCTGTTCTCCGATCGTTTGGATGATGGGTGTTGATTGGGTGGATTGTGTGAATGTGGGCGAACTACTTGGCCAAAAAACCATTTTGAATGAGTTTGTGGCTTACCCAAGGCTTGGCGAGATGAAGAATGCAGGAATGCTCAATGAAAAATCGATCATCATGTCTACCTACATGCTTTGTGGTTTCGCAAACATTGCTTCTATTGGTATTCAAATTGGAGGAATTGGAGCGTTGGTTCCTTCCAGAAAAGGTTTATTATCTCAACTCGGGGTTAGGGCTTTGATTGGTGGAACGATTGCTTGTTTGTTGACCGCTGTGGTGGTTGGTATGACGATGTAG
- a CDS encoding 2-hydroxyacid dehydrogenase, whose product MKVLIIDNVHPLVAERFSKQGWQCDFMLKESREEIISVIQNYDGLVLRSRIKIDEDFLNKAKNLKFIGRPGAGLENIDLEYCERNDIQVFRSPEGNRDAVAEHAVGMILMLLNNLKRADHEVRQGVWKREENRGYELMGKTIGIIGYGFMGKAFAQRLKGFGVNVIAHDKYEHNFTDEFAREITLEELKKEADIISLHLPQSEETIHYIDRSFIETCAKPFYLINTARGKSVNTTDLLDALDTGKILGACLDVLELESSSFEKMEGSNEVFQRLVASDKVVLSPHIAGWTHEAKYKLADFLVKKIFKVFA is encoded by the coding sequence ATGAAGGTATTGATCATTGACAACGTTCATCCGCTTGTGGCCGAGCGTTTTTCAAAGCAGGGCTGGCAATGTGACTTCATGCTGAAGGAAAGTAGGGAAGAAATTATTTCCGTCATTCAAAATTACGATGGATTGGTGTTGCGGAGTAGAATAAAGATCGATGAAGATTTTCTAAACAAAGCAAAAAATCTGAAGTTTATTGGAAGACCTGGTGCTGGACTAGAGAACATTGATTTGGAGTATTGTGAACGTAATGATATTCAGGTTTTTCGCTCTCCAGAAGGTAATAGAGATGCGGTAGCAGAACATGCCGTTGGTATGATCCTCATGCTGTTGAACAACCTGAAGAGAGCAGATCATGAAGTTCGTCAGGGTGTTTGGAAAAGGGAAGAAAATAGGGGGTATGAACTGATGGGGAAAACCATAGGTATCATCGGTTACGGTTTTATGGGTAAAGCGTTTGCCCAACGGCTAAAAGGCTTTGGAGTAAATGTTATTGCTCATGATAAATACGAGCATAATTTTACTGATGAATTTGCACGAGAGATAACGCTGGAAGAGTTGAAAAAAGAAGCAGATATTATTTCTTTGCATCTACCTCAATCAGAGGAGACGATTCATTACATAGATCGCTCTTTCATTGAAACCTGTGCGAAACCTTTTTACCTGATCAACACGGCTCGTGGCAAGTCTGTAAACACAACCGATCTGCTTGATGCGCTGGATACTGGAAAGATCTTAGGCGCATGTTTAGATGTACTGGAGTTAGAAAGTTCCTCCTTCGAAAAAATGGAAGGTAGTAATGAAGTTTTTCAGCGGTTAGTTGCTTCGGATAAAGTTGTGCTCTCTCCGCACATAGCAGGATGGACACATGAGGCGAAATATAAGTTGGCCGATTTTTTAGTTAAAAAGATTTTTAAAGTTTTTGCCTAG